The proteins below come from a single Desulfovibrio sp. genomic window:
- a CDS encoding aldo/keto reductase has protein sequence MDKNDKSSGVSRRRLLQAAGAGVAGGAVLYGLDKLRLLPSFEQPKPVPPAEKMTCRVNPKNGDKVSLLGFGCMRFPMLPGADSPTGPEVNEQGAFALVDYAIAHGVNYFDTAWPYHRGVSESVIGKALQRYPRESFYLADKMPTFLMPTREQAREIFEKQLEKCKVEYFDYYLLHAIQSVEAYQTVYEKNGVLEYLLEEKKKGRIRNLGWSFHGNAPTLEYLLSRDVAWDFAMVQLNYHDMLHEYKIAPNQAKFIPKDPAPTQWMFEKMQQSGLPLIVMEPLLGGRLARLNKKALAILQAERPEASGASWAFRYVAGLPNVITMLSGMTYMEHLQDNLRALAPYEPLSGREMEVLKAALNVFLTQSNIRCTTCGYCMPCPYGVDIPSVFAHFNRCLDDELIPKGTRDPDYEKARRAYLVEYERSVPELRQAARCTGCGKCLTHCPQMIAIPDEMARLGKFVENLRTRQG, from the coding sequence ATGGACAAGAATGATAAGTCTTCCGGGGTATCGCGGCGCCGCCTTTTGCAAGCGGCTGGGGCAGGCGTTGCAGGGGGCGCGGTGCTCTACGGGCTGGACAAGCTGCGCCTTTTGCCCAGTTTTGAGCAGCCAAAGCCTGTTCCACCTGCGGAAAAGATGACCTGCCGCGTTAATCCCAAAAATGGCGACAAGGTATCACTGCTGGGTTTTGGCTGCATGCGCTTTCCCATGCTGCCGGGTGCAGACAGCCCCACCGGGCCGGAAGTGAACGAGCAGGGGGCCTTTGCCCTTGTGGACTATGCCATTGCCCACGGGGTGAACTATTTTGATACGGCATGGCCCTACCATCGCGGCGTTTCAGAAAGCGTCATTGGCAAGGCCCTGCAGCGCTACCCCCGCGAGAGCTTTTATCTGGCCGACAAAATGCCCACGTTTCTTATGCCCACAAGGGAACAGGCCCGGGAAATTTTTGAAAAGCAGCTTGAAAAATGCAAGGTAGAATACTTTGATTACTATTTGCTGCACGCAATACAGTCTGTAGAAGCCTATCAGACTGTTTACGAAAAGAACGGCGTGCTTGAATATCTGCTTGAAGAAAAAAAGAAAGGCCGTATCCGCAATCTTGGCTGGTCGTTTCACGGCAATGCACCAACGCTGGAATATCTGCTCTCGCGTGACGTCGCGTGGGATTTTGCCATGGTGCAGCTCAATTATCACGACATGCTGCACGAATACAAAATTGCGCCAAATCAGGCAAAATTCATTCCCAAAGACCCAGCGCCCACGCAGTGGATGTTTGAAAAAATGCAGCAAAGCGGCCTGCCGCTGATAGTCATGGAGCCTCTGCTTGGCGGTCGGCTTGCCCGGTTGAACAAAAAGGCGCTTGCCATCCTTCAGGCTGAAAGGCCCGAGGCTTCGGGCGCATCGTGGGCCTTCAGGTATGTGGCGGGCTTGCCCAACGTGATCACCATGCTGAGCGGCATGACCTATATGGAACACCTTCAGGACAACCTGCGGGCGCTGGCTCCTTACGAGCCGCTTTCCGGCCGCGAAATGGAAGTTCTCAAAGCGGCTCTGAATGTTTTTCTGACCCAGTCAAACATCCGCTGCACCACGTGCGGCTATTGCATGCCATGTCCCTATGGCGTTGATATCCCGTCTGTATTTGCCCACTTTAACCGTTGCCTTGACGATGAACTGATCCCCAAGGGGACGCGCGACCCTGACTATGAAAAGGCCCGCCGGGCCTACCTTGTGGAATATGAGCGCTCAGTCCCTGAGTTGCGGCAGGCAGCGCGCTGCACAGGGTGCGGCAAATGCCTCACGCATTGCCCGCAGATGAT